From the genome of Gryllotalpicola protaetiae:
GCCGACTTCCAGAAATACAGATGCGGCACGAGCAGCCTGGCCGGGCCTCCGTGCTCGGCGGCGAGCGGCTTGCCGTCGAACTCCCACGCGACCCACGCCTTGCCGCCGAGCAGATCGGCGAGCGGCACGTTCGTCGTGTAGCCGCCGTACGAGTGCGCCATCGTGTACTGGAACTCGTGGCTGATGCCCTCGAAGAGCGTGTCGATCGCGACACCGCGCCAGGTCGTGCCGAGCTTCGACCAGCTGGTGACGCAGTGGATGTCCTTGGTGATCTCCTCCTGCGGAAGGGCCATGAACTCAGACCAGGTCCATACCTTCTGCTGGCCGCGGCCGAGGTTCAGCGTGAAAGTCCACTGCTCGAGCGGAATACGGGGGGTCGGCCCCGCGGAGAGCACGGGGAAGCTCTCGGTCAGGTACTGACCGGGTGGCAGTGACGGATCGCTGCGGCGACGGCCCAGGAAGCCGGACGAGATGAGCGCCATGGGCTGAGACTAAGGTCCCCGCCCATGGCGCACAAGGAGACGAAACGGTTCAGGCGAACCTAGCGACGACCGCGGATGATGGCCTGCTTCACTTCGGCGATCGCCTGGGTGATCTGGATGCCGCGCGGGCACGCCTCGGTGCAGTTGAAGGTCGTGCGGCAGCGCCACACGCCCTCCTTGTCGTTCAAGATATCCAGGCGCACCTGCGACTCGTCGTCGCGCGAGTCGAAGATGAAGCGGTGCGCGTTCACGATCGCGGCGGGGCCGAAGTACTGGCCGTCGGTCCAGAACACGGGGCACGACGAGGTGCACGCCGCGCACAGGATGCACTTGGTGGTGTCGTCGAAGCGCTCACGGTCCGCGGCCGACTGCAGGCGCTCCTTGCCCTGATGCGTCGGCTGGTGCGACTGCAGGAACGGCTGCACCTCGCGGAAGGACTCGAAGAACGGGTCCATGTTGACGATCAGGTCTTTTTCGAGGGGGAGCCCCTTGATCGCCTCGACGTAGACCGGCTTCGACAGGTCGAGGTCCTTCATCAGCGTCTTGCAGGCGAGCCGGTTGCGGCCGTTGATGCGCATCGCGTCGGAGCCGCAGACGCCGTGCGCGCACGAGCGGCGGAAGCTGAGCGACCCATCCTGCTCCCACTTGATCTTGTGCAGCACGTCGAGCACGCGATCGGTCGAGTACACCTCGACGTCGTAGTCGACCCAGCGCGGCTCGCTGTCGGTCTCGGGGTCGTAGCGGCGGATGATGACGGTCGCGAGGACCACGTCGACGGACGGCGCGGCGCTCGGAGCCTCTGCCTGCTGGCCGCCCTCGTTCCTCGTGCCAGTTGCGATCGACATCAGTACTTCCTCTCCATCGGCGGGTACAGCAGCTCGCCGTCCGCGCCCTTCACGAACACCACAGGCTTGTAGTCGAGCTTGATGTGGTCCTCCGGGTCGGGCGAGGTGGCGTCGCCCGTCAGGTAGGCCATCGTGTGCTTCATCCAGTTCTCGTCGTCGCGCTTCTGGAAGTCCTCGCGCATGTGGCCGCCACGGGATTCCTCGCGGTTCATGGCCGAGTACACGACCACCTCGGCGAGGTCGAGCAGGAAGCCGAGCTCGATCGCCTCGAGCAGGTCGGTGTTGAAGCGGGCGCCGCGGTCGTGGATGCCGATGTTCTTGTAGCGCTGACGCAGGTCGTGGATGATGTGCAGCATCTCGCGCAGCGAGTCCGCCGTGCGGTAGACCTGCGCCTTGTCATCCATGTTCTCTTGCAGGGTCTTGCGCAGCACGGCGATGTTCTCTGACCCGCTCGCGCCCTTCACCTGCTCGACAAGCGCCTGCACGCTCGCCGCCGGGTCCTCGGGCAGCGGCGCGAACTCGACGCCGCCGAGGACGTAGGCGACCGCGTTCTGGCCGGCGCGCTTGCCGAACACGTTGATGTCGAGCAGCGAGTTCGTGCCGAGGCGGTTCGAGCCGTGCACCGACACGCAGGCGCATTCGCCCGCGGCGTACAGCCCGGGCACGGGCGTCGCGTTGTCGAGGAGCACCTCTGCGTCGTTGTTGGTGGGGATGCCGCCCATCGCGTAGTGCGCGGTCGGCATCACGGGCACCGGCTCGACGACGGGATCGATGCCGAGGTAGAGGCGCGCGAACTCGGTGATGTCCGGCAGCTTGGTCTCGAGGATCTCGGCGCCCAGGTGCGTGCAGTCGAGCAGCACGTAGTCCTTGTTGGGGCCGGCGCCGCGGCCCTCGCGCACCTCCTGCACCATGCAGCGGGCGACGATGTCGCGGGGCGCCAGGTCCTTGATGGTCGGCGCGTAGCGCTCCATAAAACGCTCGCCCGATGCGTTGCGCAGGATCGCGCCCTCACCGCGCGCGCCCTCGGTGAGCAGGATGCCGAGACCGGCGAGGCCGGTCGGGTGGAACTGGAAGAACTCCATGTCCTCGAGCGGCAGCCCGCGGCGCCAGATCATGCCGACGCCGTCACCGGTGAGGGTGTGCGCGTTCGACGTGGTCTTGAACATCTTGCCGAAGCCGCCGGTCGCGAAGATCACGGCCTTCGCCTGGAAGACGTGCAGCTCGCCGGTGGCGAGCTCGTAGGCGACGACGCCCGAGACCTTGCCCTCGGTGTAGAGCAGGTCGAGCGCGTAGTACTCGTTGAAGAAGTTGACCCCGTACTTGACGCAGTTCTGGAACAGCGTCTGCAGGATCATGTGGCCCGTGCGGTCGGCCGCGTAGCAGGCGCGGCGCACCGGAGCCTTGCCGTGGTCGCGGGTGTGGCCGCCGAAGCGGCGCTGGTCGATCTTGCCCTCGGGCGTGCGGTTGAACGGCAGGCCCATGTTCTCGAGGTCGATGACGGCGTCGATCGCCTCTTTGGCGAGGATCTGCGCGGCATCCTGGTCGACCAGGTAGTCGCCGCCCTTGATCGTGTCGTACGTGTGCCACTCGGCGTTGTCCTCTTCGACGTTCGCGAGCGCCGCAGCCATGCCGCCCTGCGCCGCGCCCGTGTGCGAGCGCGTCGGGTACAGCTTGGTGATCACTCCAACGCTCACCGAGGTGCCCTGAGACGCCTCGGCCGCGGCGATCGCCGCGCGCATGCCTGCGCCGCCGGCGCCGATGATCACGATGTCGAACTGGTGGTGGTGGACGGTCACGTTCTCGTTCTCTGTTCGGACTCTGCTGGACGAACCGCTGCTATTTGCAGAAGCTCAGGCTCGGGTCGGTCGGGCACGGGTCGAAGGCCGTGACCGTGTAGGTGCCGAGGATGATCAGGATGACGACTGCGAGCAGGATGCCCCACTTGAGCACCCGGTTGATCGTGACGTTGTGCGCGTAGTCGTTCACGAGCGTGCGCATGCCGTTGCCGCCATGGATGAGCGCGAGCCACAGCATCAGCCCGTCCCACACGCGCCAGAACGGGTTCGCCCACTTGCCGGCGACGAACGCCCAGTCGACGGCGGCGATGCCCTGGCCTGCGACGAGGTTCACGAAGAGGTGGCCGAAGATCAGGATCACGAGCACGACGCCCGAGACCCGCATGTAGATCCAGCCCCACTTCTCCCAGTTGGTGCGGCGCTTCTTCCGCGCGGATGCCGGGGTGCGCGGGCTCTCGATGGTGGTCGTCATGGCTAGTGCACCTCCTGGCTCATGTGGTAGATCTGCGTCGGCACGAAGCCGGCGACGAGGATCGCCCAGATGATCACGACGACCCAGAACAGCAGGCGCTGGTTGCGGGCGGCCCAGCGGGACAGGTCGACGGCGATGATGCGCAGGCCGTTGATCGCGTGGAAGCAGATCGCCGCGACGAGGCCCATCTCGCCGATGCCGAGAAGCGTGTTCTTGTAGGTGCCGATGACGGCGTTATATGCCTCTGGCGAGATGTTCAGCACGACCGAGTCGAGCACGTGAACGAGCAGGAAGAAGAAGATCGCGACGCCGGTGATGCGGTGCAGCACCCAGGACCACATGCCTTCGCGGCCCCGATAGAGGGTCCCGCCGGGCCGGGACGGCCTCGGCTTCGGGACATCGATCGTCTGGCTTGACACGAACAACCCTCCCTGGCTGTGCGAGCGGATGCTGCGATGCATCCGTCTTCTGCTCGTTCAGTCTAGGTGCGCGCCCAGGCGGCCGGCAGTAAGGCCACCCTAATTTATCTCGACGTCAAGACAAATCGGGGGCGATCAGAGCCAGTTGCGGCGCCGGAACCAGAAGTACAGCCCGAAGCCGAGCACGAACATCAGCAGCACCGCGAACGGGTAGCCGAGCGTCCAATGCAACTCGGGCATGTCGTTGAAGTTCATGCCGTAGATGCTCGCGATCAGGGTGGGAGCGAACAGGATCGCCGCCCACGCGGAGATCCTCTTCGTGTCCTCGCCCTGCTGGTGGCTGAGCTCCGAGAGCGCCTGCATGCGGGCGTTCTGCCGCTCGCTGACCAGGGTCGCGTTGACCGTCAGGATGTCGCGCAGCATCGACCGGAAACCGTCGACCCGCTCGCTGACGACCGTGAGGTGGTCGGCTACGTCGCGCAGGTTGCGCTGCAGCTCCTCGTTGACGTGGTACTTCTCCGCCCCTGCCTGCAGGCTGTCGACGACCGTCGCGAGCGGGTGGATCGCCCGCTGGAAGTCGATGACCTCGCTCGAGAGCTCGTAGATGCGCCGCGACACCTGGGCGTCGAGGTTCTCGAACACCTGCGTCTCGATCTCGTCGATGTCGTTGGCGAGGCCCGCGACGACCGGGGCGTACTCGTCGACGACCGTGTCGATGATGGCGAACAGCACCGCCTGGGTTCCCATCGCGAGCAGCTCGGGGTCCGCCTCCATGCGGCGGCGGACATGCGAGAGGTCGGGCGACTCGCTGTGCCGCACCGTGATCACGAAGTTCGGTCCGACGAAGACGTGCAGTTCGCCGAATGCGACCTCTTCCGGAACGTCGAGGTAGTCGGCTGCGCGCAGCACGACGAACAGGGTGTCGTCGTACCGCTCGAGCTTCGGACGCTGGTGCGCCGCGATCGCGTCTTCCACCGCGAGCTCGTGCAGGTCGAACTCCTCGGCTAGCGAGTGGATCTCGGCCTGCGACGGGCGGTAGAGCCCGATCCACGCCATGCCGCCTGGGGTGTCGTGCAGCGCACGGAAAGTGTCGGCGAGCGACGTGGGGGAGGCGACGCGGATGCCGTCGAGGTAGATCGCCGAGTCGACGATGGTGCGCCGGCCGGGTCTCGTCGGGGTGGGCGCCGTGCTCGGCGCCGAGGGACTCGATGCAGCGTTCCGACGGTTCACGAACGGCATCGGCGGCAGGACACGGAGTCTGCGCTGGGCCATGACTGACACCTCCCCGGCTGACGAGGGCACGCCTGGCGCGTGCCAACCCTTGAGGGTACCCCCGGCGCTTATGTAGGCGTGTGCGCGGGTGAAACGACACGTTTGCGCGAGAAAGCTCACCCGCGCACACGCGATTTCACCCGCGCACACGTCACGCGGAGACGCGCGCGCGGTGCGCGGCGCGGACTTCGGCGATCGAGGCCTCGTAGTGCGCGAACAGCTCCTCGCAGATCGCCGCCCACGAGCGATCGAGCACGGCACGCCGACCGGCCTCGCCCATGCGCAGCCGCAGGCTGCCGTCGCCGACGAGCGCCCGCACCTGATTCCGCAGCTCGTAGTCATCGCGGAAGAGGTACCCGTCGGCGCCGTACTCGACGAGGTCGAGCGGCCCACCTGCCGCGGGCGCGACGACGGGCAGGCCAGAGGCGTGCGCCTCCTGCACGGTCTGCCCGAACGTCTCCTCTTCGCCGGTGTGCACGAACACGTCGAGCGCTGAGTACGCGGCGGCGAGCTCGTCGCCGGAGAGGCGGCCGAGGTAGGTGACGGAAAGCGGGCGCAGCGACCTCTGGACGCTCGGCATCGCGGGTCCATCGCCTACGATCGCGAGGCGCATGCCGGGGATGCCGCGCAGGCACCGCAGTCGCTCGACCTGCTTCTCCGGAGCGATGCGCCCGACGTAGCCGACGACGACCTCGCCGTTCGGCGAGAGGAAGTCGCGGTAGCGCCTGGCGAGCGGCGAGACGCGGTTGTTGGGGTGGTAGCGCTCGAGATCGACGCCGCGGCCCCAGCGGGCGAGGCGCTCGACGCCCGCGGCCTCGAGGTCCGCCAGAGATGAGGTCGAGGGCGCCAGGGTGAGCGTCGCCCCGTCGTGCACCCACTTGATGAGGCGCCAGGCGGCACCCTGGGCGAGACCCATGCGATTGCGGCGCGCATAGCCCGCCACATCCGTCTGATAGACGGCGACGGATGCCACGCCGAGCCGGTTCGCCGCCGCGATCGCCTGTGCGCCGAGCAGGAACGGGCTGGCGGCGTGCACGACGTCCGGGCGGAAGTCGGCCAGCATCCGCGCGACCTGCGGGTTGGGCAGCCCGACCGGGAACTGGCGATAGGCCATAGCCGGCACCGTGTGCACCGGGAAGCCCGCGTAGTGGCTCGGCACCTTCGGTGCTGCCGGGCTGATCACCATCGCCTCATGCCCCGCAGCCGCGAGCTGATCGAGGACCCGGCACACGCTGGTGGTGACGCCGTTGACCGTGGGAAGAAAGCTCTCGCTGACCACAGCTACCCGCATGCTCTCGATGTTGGGTTCTGGTCATGGCGCCTCGGTGAACCCGCTGTGAACCGGAAAAGCACACCGGTGTAACTCCCATATGTCGCGGCGGTCCCCGCCCGCCGCGAGTCGCTGCGCGACGCGGCGAGCAAGTAGCCGCGTCGCTACGGCCGGGTAATCGCGCACGTCGCGAGTCGATAAGGTTGCGGGCATGGCCGGATCGAGCGACGCGCTGTCCCGTTTCCACGCTGTGATCCCAGCGGGCGGCGTGGGCTCTCGGCTGTGGCCGCTGTCACGGGCGATCGCCCCGAAGTTCCTCCACGACCTGAGCGGCAGCGGCAACAGCCTGCTGCGCGACACCTGGGACCGCCTCGCACCGCTGTCCGGCAAGGACCGCATCATGGTCGTCACCGGCCGCGCGCACCGTGCAGCGGTGGAGGAGCAGCTGCCCGATCTGCGCGACGCGAACATCGTGCTCGAGGCCGACCCTCGCGACTCGACGGCGGCGATCTGCCTGGCCGCTGCGATCCTGCAGCGCCGTGAGCCGGACGTGATCATCGGCTCGTTCGCGGCGGACCACATCATCAGCCAGGTGCCGCTCTTCGACTCCGCCGTTCGCGAGGCCGTCGTAGCCGCGGACTCCGGGCGCATCGTCACGATCGGCATCCGCCCCACCGAGCCCGCGGTCGGCTTCGGCTACATCAAGCAGGGGGCGCCGCTCGGGGCAGAGGGGGCGCCGAACGCGCGCATGGTCGAGGCCTTCGTCGAGAAGCCCGACCTCGCCACGGCGCGTGGCTACCTGCGCGACGGCAGCTACCTCTGGAACGCGAGCATGTTCATCACGCGCGCCGACGTGCTGCTGAACGAGCTCGCCACGACCAAGCCCGTGCTGCACGAGCAACTGCTCGAGCTCGCCGCCGCGTGGGACGACCAGGCCACGCGCGGACCGGCCGTCGACCGGATCTGGCCGAAGCTCGAGAAGGTCGCGATCGACTACTCGGTGGCCGAGCCGGCCGCCGCCGAGGGCAAGATGGCGGTCGTCCCCGGTCTGTTCCGCTGGGACGACGTCGGTGACTTCGCCTCGCTCGCGAAGGTCAACTCGGGCGGCCGCAAAGCCGACCTCGCGATTCTCGGCGAGAACGCGCGAGTCCTGGCTGACGCCTCGAGCGGCATCGTGGTCAGCGGGTCGAAGCGCATCATCAGCCTCATCGGCGTCAAGGACATCGTCGTCGTCGACACCCCAGATGCCCTCCTCGTCACCACCATCGAGAACGCCCAGCGGGTCAAGTCCGTCGTGGACGCGCTCAAGCTGCAGGGGTCGACGGACGTGCTGTGACAGGCATCCGCGCGCTGGCGTGTAACGGCCCCATTAAGAAGTGCGGTCGCGGTGCGTCGCGCGCCCGCGCGTTGGGTAGCGTCGTCCTGGTGTCCGCGCGCGCACATGCGCGGCACCCTGCAATACCTGTGGAGGGGTAAAAGTGAAAATCACAGCACGAAAGGTGATCGTCTCTGCGATCGCCGTGGCGGGCGGCGTCGCGCTGCTCGCCGGATGCGCTCAGGCGCCGTCCACCTCGAGCGGCGGTTCGACCACCGCCAAGAAGAGCGACTTCCTGCCTTGCATGATCTCGGACTCGGGCGGCTTCGACGACCACTCGTTCAACGAGCTCGGCTACAACGGCCTTCAGGACGCGTCCAAGGCACTTGGCGTCAAGCCGAAGACGGCCGAGTCGAAGACCGACGCCGACTACGCGCCGAACATCTCGAGCATGGTGTCGCAGAACTGCAACCTGATCATCACGGTCGGCTTCAACCTCGCCGACGCGACGAAGGCGGCTGCGGCGCAGAACCCCGACACCAACTTCGCGATCATCGACGACAACTCGATCACCGCCGACAACGTGCAGCCGATCATCTTCGACACCGCACAGGCGGCGTTCCTCGGCGGCTACGCGGCGGCGAGCTTCTCGAAGTCCGGCGTCGTCGGCACCTTCGGCGGCATGCAGATCCCGACCGTGACCATCTTCATGGACGGCTTTGCCGACGGCGTCGCGTACTTCAACAAGCAGAAGAACAAGGACGTCAAGGTCGTCGGCTGGAACGTCGACAGCCAGAAGGGCTCGTTCACGGGCGGCTTCGACGCCAACGACACCGCGCAGAACACGGCCCAGGGCATCATCGACCAGGGCGCCGACGTGATCATGCCGGTCGGCGGCCCGATCTACCAGTCGGCCGCGACCGCCATCAAGAACTCGGGCAAGTCGATCGCGCTGATCGGCGTCGACGCTGATGTCTACAACACCGACCCGTCGGTGCGCAGCATCCTGCTCACCTCGGTCATGAAGGGCATCCAGCCCTCCGTCGAGAACGTCGTCAAGAGCGCCGCAGCCGGCAAGTTCAGCAACACCCCGTACGTCGGAACGCTGAAGAACGACGGCGTGGGCCTCGCCCCGTTCCACGACTTCGAGTCCAAGGTGGACCCGGGTCTGCAGGGTGAGATCGACAAGATCAAGGCGGGAATCATCGACGGGTCGATCACGGTCAACTCGCCCGCATCCCCCAAGTCCTGATCCAGTAGATCCTGAAGCGGTCGGCCGGGGACGATCTCCCCGGCCGACCGTTCTCTATCTGTCGCCCGACCCGGGCGGAAAGGTAGCGTCTTCCCCATGAAGCTCGAACTGCGCGGAATCACCAAGCGCTTCGGCAGCCTCACCGCCAACGACCACATCTCGCTCACCGTCGAGCCCGGTGAGGTGCACTGTCTGCTCGGCGAGAACGGCGCGGGCAAATCCACCCTGATGAACGTGCTCTACGGCCTCTACCAGGCCGACGAGGGCGAGATTCTGCTCGACGACGCGGTGCAGCACTTCGCCGGCCCCGGCGATGCGATGAAGGCCGGTATCGGCATGGTGCATCAGCACTTCATGCTCGTCCCGGTGTTCACCGTCGCCGAGAACGTCATGCTCGGCCATGAGCAGACCAAGGGCCTCGGCCGCCTCGACCTGCCGGCCGCCCGCGCGAAGGTGCGCGAGATCTCGCAGCGCTTCGGCTTCGACGTCGACCCTGACGCGGTCGTCGAGCAGCTGCCCGTCGGCGTGCAGCAGCGCGTCGAGATCATCAAGGCGCTCAGCCGCGACGCGAAGGTGCTCGTCTTCGACGAGCCGACCGCCGTGCTCACCCCGCAGGAGACCGACGAGCTGATGGGCATCATGCGCCAGCTCAAGGCGCAGGGCACCGGCATCGTCTTCATCACCCACAAGCTGCGCGAGGTGCGCGAGGTCGCCGACCGCATCACCGTCATCCGCCTCGGCAAGGTCGTCGGCGAGGCGTCGCCCACGGCGAGCAACTCCGAGCTCGCGTCCCTCATGGTGGGCCGCGCCGTCGAGCTGACGGTGCAGAAGGACCCGGCGAAGCCGGCGGATGCCGCGCTGGTCGTGAACGGCCTGACGGTGCTCGACGCGTTCGGCCAGAAGGTCGTCAACGACGTCAGCTTCGAGGTGCGGCAGGGCGAGATCCTCGCCGTCGCCGGGGTTCAGGGCAACGGGCAGACCGAGCTCACCGAGGCGCTGCTCGGGCTGCAGCCCAGGGTCGAGGGGTCGATCACCCTCGACGGCACCGAGCTCGTCGGCAAGGGGGTGCGGCAGGTGCTCGACGCCGGCGTCGGCTTCGTGCCGGAGGATCGCAACGAGGACGGGCTGGTCGGCGAGTTCACGATTGCGGAGAATCTGATGCTCGACCGCTCGTCCGGCGCCCCGTTCGTGCGCGGCGCGAACCTGCAGACCAAGGTGCTGAACGCCTTCGCCGAAGAGAAGGTGAGGGAGTTCGACGTGCGCGCCCAGTCGATCCAGACCGCGGTCGGCCGCCTGTCCGGCGGCAACCAGCAGAAGGTCGTGCTCGCCCGCGAGCTGTCCCGCGAGCTGCGCCTGCTCGTCGCCGCGCAGCCCACCCGCGGCCTCGACGTCGGCTCGATCGAGTTCGTGCACAAGCGCATCGTCGCGACCCGCGACGACGGCGTGCCCGTGGTGGTGGTCTCGACCGAGCTCGACGAGGTCGTCGCGCTCGCCGACCGCATCGCAGTGATGTACCGCGGCGGCATCGTCGGCATCGTCCCGGGGGACACCCCGCGCGAGGTGCTGGGCCTCATGATGGCGGGCGAGTCGCCCGAGGTCGCCGGGGAGGCGGCATGAGCGAGACGACCCCTCCGACGGCGCCGGAGCCTGAGCAGCAGGCGTCCGCCGCACCGGCCGCGCCGCAGCCGCCTGCGCCGTCGCCCGTGACCAGCCGCGGGCAGCAGGCGCTGCGCGACATCATGGGCGGCAGCCTCGTGATCTCGGTGCTCGCCGTGTTCCTGGCGCTCGTCGTTGGCGCGGTGCTGATCGCGGTGACCGACCCGACCGTGCAGCAGACCGCCGGCTACTTCTTCGCCCGGCCGTCCGACATGCTGCAGGCGGTGTGGAATGCCGTCGGCGGCGCCTACCGCTCGCTGTTCGAGGGCGCGATCTACAACACCGGGCGGCCCGACTTCGCGGGCGGCATCCAGCCGCTCACCAACACGCTGAGCGCCGCGACGCCGCTGATCTTCGGCGGCCTCGGCATCGCGCTCGCCTTCCGCATCGGCCTGTTCAACATCGGCGGCCAGGGGCAGATCCTCATCGGAGGCGCCTTCGCCGGCTGGGTCGCCTGGTCGTTCCCGATGCCGTTTCCGCTCGCGCTCATCGTCGCGATCCTGGCGGGCATCGTGGGCGGCGCGTTCTGGGCGGGCATCGTCGGCTGGCTGAAGGCGCAGACGGGTGCGCACGAGGTGATCGTGACGATCATGCTCAACTACGTCGCCTTCTATCTGATCTCGTTCCTGCTGCGCACCCCCGGTGCGCTGCAGGCCGCAGGTACGAACAACCCGAAGTCGCCCGCGATCCCCGAGGCGGCGCAGCTGCCCGGCCTGTTCGGCATCCGCTACACGGTCACCTGGGCGTTCGTGCTCGCGATCGCCGCCGCGTTCGCGTACTGGTGGCTGATGAACCGCTCGAACCTCGGCTTCCGGTTCCGTGCGGTCGGCGAGAACCCGAGCGCCGCGCGCACCGCCGGCATCGGCGTCGAGCGCATGTACATCTACGGCATGGCGATCGCCGGCGGCTTCGTCGGACTGGCCGGTGTGAACCAGGTTCTCGCCACCACCCCAGGCGGCTTCTCGTCGGGCTTCGACGCGGGCCTCGGCTTCGACGCGATCACCGTCGCGCTCCTCGGCCGTTCGAAGCCCCTCGGCGTGTTCATCGCCGGTCTGCTGTTCGGCGCGCTCAAGTCCGGCGGCTACGTCATGCAGGCCGCCAACGGCATCCCGATCGACATCGTGCTCATCGTGCAGTCGCTCATCGTGCTGTTCATCGCCGCGCCGCCGCTCGTGCGGGCCATCTTCGGCCTGCCGAAGCCCGGCACCGCCTCGAGGCGCCCCCGTCGTGCCGCGAAGTCCGTCGCGAAGGAGGCCTGAGGCCATGAGCACCATCACCGCAGGCGTCCCCGACGCGTCGCCGATCGTCCTCGAGAAGGTCGATGTGCGCAGCTGGAAAGTGCCGATCGCGCTCAGCATCTTCGCCCTCGGCGCCACCTTGATGTTCATCGTCTTCGCGCGCCCGGGGGAGACGGAGTTCCGTTTCAGTCAGAGCGAGGACTTCTTCCGCATTCCCGACGTCATCATCTCGGCCGCACCGGTCGGCCTCGCCCTCGCCATCGTCTGCGGGATCATGGCCGCGCTGGGCTGGGTCGCCGCATGGCGGCGCATCCGCATCCCCCTCTGGTACACGTCGCTGTTCGCCTTCGTGTTCATGGTCGGATTCCTCACCTGGGCGGCGGCGGGGCAGCGGCCCTTGCCGATCACCTCGCTGCTGCTCGGCGCGGTGACGCTGTCGGTGCCGCTCATCTTCGGCGCGCTCGGCGGGGTCATCGGCGAGCGCGCGGGCGTTGTCAACGTCGCCATCGAGGGCCAGCTGCTCGGCGGAGCGTTCTGCTCTGCGCTGGTCGCCTCGGCGACCGGCTCGATGACGCTCGGCCTCGTGGCTGCCGCCGTCGCCGGCGTTCTCGTCGCGTTCATCCTCGCGGCGTTCGCGATCAAGTACCTCGTCGACCAGGTCATCGTCGGCGTCGTGATCAACGTGCTCGTCACCGGTCTCACGAACTTCGGCTACACGAAGATCCTCGCGGCCGACCCCGAGCATCTGAACCGGCGCATGACGCTGCCCGACCTGCCGATCCCGGGCCTGTCCGAGATCCCGGTCGTCGGCCCGGTCCTCTTCGACCATTCGATCATCGTCTATATCGCCTACGTCGCGGTGGCCGCGGTCTGGTACGGCCTGTTCCACACCAAGTGGGGGCTGCGCGTGCGGGCCGTGGGCGAGCACCCGCAGGCTGCGGACACGGTCGGCATCAGCGTCAACGGCACGCGGTTCTGGAACGTGTCGCTCGCCGGCGCGATCGCCGGCCTCGGCGGGGCGTTCTTCACGCTCGGGTCGGTCGGCCTGTTCACGAAGGAGATGACGGCCGGTCAGGGCTATATCGCCCTCGCCGCGGTCATCTTCGGCCGGTGGGACCCGATCCGCGCGACGCTCGCCGCCCTGCTGTTCGGCTTCGCGACCAACCTGCAGAACACCCTCGGCATCATCGGCTCACCGGTGCCGAGCGAGTTCCTGCTGATGCTGCCGTATCTCGTGACGATCTTCGCCGTGGCAGGTCTCGTCGGGAAGTCGAGAGCCCCCGCCGCCGATGGGAAGCCGTATGTCAAGTAGTTCAGAGGCAGAGCGTTCAGAGGCAGAGCGTTCAGAGACGCAGCGCTCATCGGCACAGGCATCCGCCGTCGATTGGGACGCGTTGCGCCAGGTCGCGACGGATGCCATGCACCTGAGCTACTCGCCGTACTCGCGTTTCCCCGTCGGGGCCGCCGCGATCGTCGACGACGGGCGCACGGTGCGCGGCGCGAACATCGAGAACGCCTCCTACGGTGTGACCCTCTGCGCCGAATGCTCGCTCGTCTCCGACCTCGTGATGAGCGGCGGCGGCAAGCTCGTCGCGTTCACCTGCGTCGACGGGCGCGGTGCCGTG
Proteins encoded in this window:
- a CDS encoding ABC transporter permease, whose translation is MSTITAGVPDASPIVLEKVDVRSWKVPIALSIFALGATLMFIVFARPGETEFRFSQSEDFFRIPDVIISAAPVGLALAIVCGIMAALGWVAAWRRIRIPLWYTSLFAFVFMVGFLTWAAAGQRPLPITSLLLGAVTLSVPLIFGALGGVIGERAGVVNVAIEGQLLGGAFCSALVASATGSMTLGLVAAAVAGVLVAFILAAFAIKYLVDQVIVGVVINVLVTGLTNFGYTKILAADPEHLNRRMTLPDLPIPGLSEIPVVGPVLFDHSIIVYIAYVAVAAVWYGLFHTKWGLRVRAVGEHPQAADTVGISVNGTRFWNVSLAGAIAGLGGAFFTLGSVGLFTKEMTAGQGYIALAAVIFGRWDPIRATLAALLFGFATNLQNTLGIIGSPVPSEFLLMLPYLVTIFAVAGLVGKSRAPAADGKPYVK
- a CDS encoding cytidine deaminase, which produces MHLSYSPYSRFPVGAAAIVDDGRTVRGANIENASYGVTLCAECSLVSDLVMSGGGKLVAFTCVDGRGAVLMPCGRCRQLLFEHSAHGMLLETVSGVKTIDEVLPDAFGPRTLEEYAN